The proteins below come from a single Elgaria multicarinata webbii isolate HBS135686 ecotype San Diego chromosome 11, rElgMul1.1.pri, whole genome shotgun sequence genomic window:
- the MINK1 gene encoding misshapen-like kinase 1 isoform X7 codes for MADPAPARSLDDIDLSALRDPAGIFELVEVVGNGTYGQVYKGRHVKTGQLAAIKVMDVTEDEEEEIKQEINMLKKYSHHRNIATYYGAFIKKSPPGNDDQLWLVMEFCGAGSVTDLVKNTKGNALKEDCIAYICREILRGLAHLHAHKVIHRDIKGQNVLLTENAEVKLVDFGVSAQLDRTVGRRNTFIGTPYWMAPEVIACDENPDATYDYRSDIWSLGITAIEMAEGAPPLCDMHPMRALFLIPRNPPPKLKSKKWSKKFMDFIDNCLIKAYTSRPPTEQLLKFPFIRDQPTERQVRIQLKDHIDRTRKKRGEKDETEYEYSGSEEEDDGRGEEGEPSSIMNVPGESTLRREFLRLQQENKSNSEALKQQQQQLAAQHRDSEAHIKHLLHQRQRRIEEQKEERRRVEEQQRREREQRKLQEKEQQRRLEDMQVMRREEERRQAEREQEYIRHKLEEEQRQLEILQQQLLQEQALLLEYKRKQLEEQRQSERLQRQLQQEHAYLKSLQQQQQQQQQLQKQQQQQQQEKQKQPLYHYNRSANPADKPTWAREVEERTRMNKQNSASPVAKAKLGAPPSSSSSSSSSSGPDSALQPRSESVSLSSSPASQTPPMQRPVEPQEGQHKVPQRTSSIATALNTSGAMSGGVGGGIRPVHAVRASNPDLRRSDPGWERADSLLQAGGANLPQAGSLERNRGGAPLKLDSAPILPQGNKPKADDHRSRPGRPANFVLLKERPEEAAPKPLKKAMDYSSSSEEMDSSEEEEEEEEEAEGEHSETGTDTPGARDGDTDSVSTMVVHDVEDLTGGGSGGSESSYGEGTMLVQRTPEEERGLLHSDSNGYTNLPDVVQPSHSPTEAKSSNGSPSPAKDAPTDYQSRGLVKAPGKSSFTMFVDLGIYQSSPGGGDTIPITAFDPGRLEQLQLEARKGSVVNVNPTNTRPHSDTPEIRKYKKRFNSEILCAALWGVNLLVGTENGLMLLDRSGQGKVYGLINRRRFQQMDVLEGLNLLTTISGKRNKLRVYYLSWLRNKILHNDPEVEKKQGWTTVGDMEGCVHYRVVKYERIKFLVIALKNSVEVYAWAPKPYHKFMAFKSFADLPHRPLLVELTVEEGQRLKVIYGSCAGFHAIDVDSGNNYDIYIPVHIQSQITPHAIIFLPNTEGMEMLLCYEDEGVYVNTYGRIIKDVVLQWGEMPTSVAYICSNQIMGWGEKAIEIRSVETGHLDGVFMHKRAQRLKFLCERNDKVFFASVRSGGSSQVYFMTLNRNCIMNW; via the exons GGCCGCCATGTCAAGACTGGGCAGTTGGCTGCCATCAAAGTCATGGACGTCACCGAG GACGAAGAGGAAGAGATCAAGCAAGAGATCAACATGCTGAAGAAGTACTCGCACCATCGCAACATTGCCACCTACTACGGGGCGTTCATTAAGAAGAGCCCCCCCGGCAACGACGATCAGCTCTGG CTGGTGATGGAGTTCTGCGGTGCTGGCTCGGTGACGGACCTGGTGAAGAACACCAAGGGCAACGCGCTCAAGGAGGACTGCATTGCCTACATCTGCCGGGAGATCCTCAGG GGCCTGGCCCATCTCCATGCCCACAAGGTCATCCACCGAGACATCAAGGGCCAGAACGTCCTTCTCACCGAGAACGCGGAGGTGAAGCTAG TCGATTTCGGGGTCAGCGCTCAGCTGGACCGCACGGTGGGGCGTCGCAACACCTTCATCGGCACCCCGTACTGGATGGCCCCGGAGGTGATCGCCTGTGACGAGAACCCCGATGCCACGTACGACTACAGG AGCGATATCTGGTCGCTGGGGATCACCGCCATCGAGATGGCCGAGGGAGCGCCAC CCCTGTGCGACATGCACCCCATGAGAGCTCTCTTCCTGATCCCCCGCAATCCACCACCCAAGTTGAAATCCAAGAAGTG GTCCAAGAAGTTCATGGACTTCATCGACAACTGCCTGATCAAGGCCTACACCAGCCGCCCCCCCACGGAGCAGCTCCTCAAGTTCCCCTTCATCCGGGATCAGCCCACGGAGCGGCAGGTCCGCATCCAGCTGAAGGACCACATTGACCGCACCCGCaagaagaggggggagaaag ATGAGACGGAATACGAATACAGCGGCAGTGAGGAGGAAGACGATGGGCGGGGCGAGGAAGGGGAGCCCAG CTCCATCATGAACGTGCCGGGCGAGTCGACGCTGCGCCGGGAGTTCCTCCGCCTGCAGCAGGAGAACAAGAGCAACTCGGAGgccctgaagcagcagcagcagcagctggcggCCCAGCACCGCGACTCCGAGGCCCACATCAAGCACCTCCTGCACCAGCGCCAGCGGCGCATCGAGGAGCAGAAGGAGGAGAGGCGGCGGGTGGAAGAG CAGCAGCGCCGGGAGCGGGAGCAGCGGAagctgcaggagaaggagcagcagcggcGCCTGGAGGACATGCAAGTGATGCGCCGGGAGGAGGAGCGCCGCCAGGCCGAGCGGGAGCAG GAATATATCAGGCACAAGTTAGAGGAGGAGCAGAGGCAGCTAGAGAtcctgcagcagcagctcctccaggagcaggccctgctcTTG GAGTACAAGCGCAAGCAGCTGGAGGAGCAGCGGCAGTCGGAGCGGCTCCAGCGGCAGCTCCAGCAAGAGCACGCCTACCTGAAGtccctccagcagcagcagcagcagcagcagcagcttcagaagcagcagcagcagcagcagcaggagaagcagaagcagcccttGTACCACTACAACCGCAGCGCCAACCCCGCCGACAAGCCCACCTGGGCACGTGAG GTGGAAGAGCGGACGCGCATGAACAAGCAGAACTCGGCCTCCCCCGTGGCCAAGGCCAAGCTGGGGGCCCccccctcgtcctcctcctcctcctcctcctcctcggggcCGGACTCCGCCCTCCAGCCCCGCTCGGAGTCGGTGTCGCTCAGCTCTTCCCCCGCCTCGCAGACCCCGCCCATGCAGCGCCCGGTGGAGCCCCAGGAGGGGCAGCACAAG GTTCCCCAGCGGACGTCCTCCATAGCAACGGCACTCAACACCAGCGGGGCAATGAGCGGCGGTGTCGGCGGCGGCATCAGGCCGGTCCATGCCGTCCGTGCCAG CAACCCCGACCTGCGGAGGAGTGACCCCGGCTGGGAGCGCGCAGACAGCTTGCTGCAAGCAGGGGGCGCCAACCTACCCCAAGCAGGTTCGCTGGAGCGCAACCGTGGAGGAG CTCCCCTGAAGCTGGACAGTGCCCCCATCCTGCCACAAGGGAACAAGCCCAAGGCGGACGACCATCGCTCCCGGCCCGGCCGGCCAGCA aACTTTGTGCTGCTGAAGGAGCGGCCGGAGGAGGCGGCCCCCAAGCCCCTCAAGAAGGCCATGGACTACTCCTCCTCCAGTGAGGAGATGGACTCCagcgaggaggaagaggaggaggaagaggaggccgaGGGAGAGCACTCTGAGACTGGCACGGACACCCCGGGGGCTCG GGACGGCGACACGGACTCCGTGAGCACGATGGTGGTGCACGATGTGGAGGACTTGAcgggtggcggcagtggcggctCAGAGAGTTCTTACGGcgagggcaccatgttggtgcAGCGG acCCCCGAGGAGGAGCGTGGCCTCCTGCACAGCGACAGCAACGGCTACACCAACCTGCCCGACGTGGTTCAGCCCAGCCACTCGCCCACGGAGGCCAAAAGCAGCAacggctccccctcccctgccaaggACGCACCTACGGAT TACCAGTCTCGGGGGCTCGTCAAGGCGCCTGGGAAAAGCTCCTTCACCATGTTTGTGGACCTCGGCATCTATCAGAGCTCCCCGGGAGGGGGAGACACCATCCCTATcactg CATTTGACCCGGGGCGGCTGGAGCAGCTGCAGCTCGAAGCCCGGAAAGGCTCGGTGGTCAACGTGAACCCCACCAACACGCGGCCCCACAGTGACACGCCGGAGATCCGGAAGTACAAGAAGCGCTTCAACTCGGAGATCCTGTGTGCTGCCCTGtggg GGGTCAACTTGCTGGTGGGAACGGAGAACGGGCTGATGTTGCTGGACCGCAGCGGGCAAGGGAAGGTCTACGGCCTTATCAACCGCCGGCGCTTTCAGCAGATGGACGTCCTGGAAGGGCTCAACCTCCTGACCACCATCTCTG GGAAGAGAAACAAACTCCGTGTCTACTACCTTTCCTGGCTGCGGAACAAGATTTTGCACAACGACCCTGAAGTGGAGAAGAAGCAAGGCTGGACCACCGTGGGGGACATGGAGGGCTGCGTCCACTATCGCGTGG TCAAGTACGAGCGGATCAAGTTCCTGGTTATTGCGCTCAAGAACTCAGTGGAGGTGTACGCCTGGGCCCCGAAGCCCTATCACAAGTTCATGGCCTTCAAG TCTTTTGCTGACCTGCCGCACCGGCCGCTGCTGGTGGAGCTGACCGTGGAGGAAGGCCAGCGGCTCAAAGTGATCTACGGCTCCTGCGCCGGCTTCCACGCCATCGATGTGGACTCAGGGAACAACTACGACATCTATATCCCCGTGCAC atCCAGTCGCAGATCACCCCCCACGCCATCATCTTCCTGCCCAACACGGAAGGGATGGAGATGCTGCTTTGCTACGAGGACGAGGGCGTCTACGTCAACACCTACGGGCGCATCATCAAGGACGTGGTGCTGCAGTGGGGAGAGATGCCCACCTCCGTAG CGTACATCTGCTCCAACCAGATCATGGGCTGGGGGGAGAAAGCCATTGAGATCCGCTCGGTGGAGACGGGCCACCTGGACGGCGTCTTCATGCACAAGCGGGCCCAGCGGCTGAAGTTCCTGTGTGAGCGCAACGACAAG gtgTTCTTTGCCTCGGTGCGCTCTGGGGGCAGCAGCCAGGTGTACTTCATGACGCTGAACAGGAACTGCATCATGAACTGGtga
- the MINK1 gene encoding misshapen-like kinase 1 isoform X4: MADPAPARSLDDIDLSALRDPAGIFELVEVVGNGTYGQVYKGRHVKTGQLAAIKVMDVTEDEEEEIKQEINMLKKYSHHRNIATYYGAFIKKSPPGNDDQLWLVMEFCGAGSVTDLVKNTKGNALKEDCIAYICREILRGLAHLHAHKVIHRDIKGQNVLLTENAEVKLVDFGVSAQLDRTVGRRNTFIGTPYWMAPEVIACDENPDATYDYRSDIWSLGITAIEMAEGAPPLCDMHPMRALFLIPRNPPPKLKSKKWSKKFMDFIDNCLIKAYTSRPPTEQLLKFPFIRDQPTERQVRIQLKDHIDRTRKKRGEKDETEYEYSGSEEEDDGRGEEGEPSSIMNVPGESTLRREFLRLQQENKSNSEALKQQQQQLAAQHRDSEAHIKHLLHQRQRRIEEQKEERRRVEEQQRREREQRKLQEKEQQRRLEDMQVMRREEERRQAEREQEYIRHKLEEEQRQLEILQQQLLQEQALLLEYKRKQLEEQRQSERLQRQLQQEHAYLKSLQQQQQQQQQLQKQQQQQQQEKQKQPLYHYNRSANPADKPTWAREVEERTRMNKQNSASPVAKAKLGAPPSSSSSSSSSSGPDSALQPRSESVSLSSSPASQTPPMQRPVEPQEGQHKSHLAHRVPLKPYAAPVPRSQSLQDQPSKNMAAFPVHDSASSSSAPSPPRAGMIRQNSDPTSEGPAPQPSRPTAEQRGPWVKLDPEPPPKVPQRTSSIATALNTSGAMSGGVGGGIRPVHAVRASNPDLRRSDPGWERADSLLQAGGANLPQAGSLERNRGGAPLKLDSAPILPQGNKPKADDHRSRPGRPANFVLLKERPEEAAPKPLKKAMDYSSSSEEMDSSEEEEEEEEEAEGEHSETGTDTPGARDGDTDSVSTMVVHDVEDLTGGGSGGSESSYGEGTMLVQRTPEEERGLLHSDSNGYTNLPDVVQPSHSPTEAKSSNGSPSPAKDAPTDYQSRGLVKAPGKSSFTMFVDLGIYQSSPGGGDTIPITAFDPGRLEQLQLEARKGSVVNVNPTNTRPHSDTPEIRKYKKRFNSEILCAALWGVNLLVGTENGLMLLDRSGQGKVYGLINRRRFQQMDVLEGLNLLTTISGKRNKLRVYYLSWLRNKILHNDPEVEKKQGWTTVGDMEGCVHYRVVKYERIKFLVIALKNSVEVYAWAPKPYHKFMAFKSFADLPHRPLLVELTVEEGQRLKVIYGSCAGFHAIDVDSGNNYDIYIPVHIQSQITPHAIIFLPNTEGMEMLLCYEDEGVYVNTYGRIIKDVVLQWGEMPTSVAYICSNQIMGWGEKAIEIRSVETGHLDGVFMHKRAQRLKFLCERNDKVFFASVRSGGSSQVYFMTLNRNCIMNW, from the exons GGCCGCCATGTCAAGACTGGGCAGTTGGCTGCCATCAAAGTCATGGACGTCACCGAG GACGAAGAGGAAGAGATCAAGCAAGAGATCAACATGCTGAAGAAGTACTCGCACCATCGCAACATTGCCACCTACTACGGGGCGTTCATTAAGAAGAGCCCCCCCGGCAACGACGATCAGCTCTGG CTGGTGATGGAGTTCTGCGGTGCTGGCTCGGTGACGGACCTGGTGAAGAACACCAAGGGCAACGCGCTCAAGGAGGACTGCATTGCCTACATCTGCCGGGAGATCCTCAGG GGCCTGGCCCATCTCCATGCCCACAAGGTCATCCACCGAGACATCAAGGGCCAGAACGTCCTTCTCACCGAGAACGCGGAGGTGAAGCTAG TCGATTTCGGGGTCAGCGCTCAGCTGGACCGCACGGTGGGGCGTCGCAACACCTTCATCGGCACCCCGTACTGGATGGCCCCGGAGGTGATCGCCTGTGACGAGAACCCCGATGCCACGTACGACTACAGG AGCGATATCTGGTCGCTGGGGATCACCGCCATCGAGATGGCCGAGGGAGCGCCAC CCCTGTGCGACATGCACCCCATGAGAGCTCTCTTCCTGATCCCCCGCAATCCACCACCCAAGTTGAAATCCAAGAAGTG GTCCAAGAAGTTCATGGACTTCATCGACAACTGCCTGATCAAGGCCTACACCAGCCGCCCCCCCACGGAGCAGCTCCTCAAGTTCCCCTTCATCCGGGATCAGCCCACGGAGCGGCAGGTCCGCATCCAGCTGAAGGACCACATTGACCGCACCCGCaagaagaggggggagaaag ATGAGACGGAATACGAATACAGCGGCAGTGAGGAGGAAGACGATGGGCGGGGCGAGGAAGGGGAGCCCAG CTCCATCATGAACGTGCCGGGCGAGTCGACGCTGCGCCGGGAGTTCCTCCGCCTGCAGCAGGAGAACAAGAGCAACTCGGAGgccctgaagcagcagcagcagcagctggcggCCCAGCACCGCGACTCCGAGGCCCACATCAAGCACCTCCTGCACCAGCGCCAGCGGCGCATCGAGGAGCAGAAGGAGGAGAGGCGGCGGGTGGAAGAG CAGCAGCGCCGGGAGCGGGAGCAGCGGAagctgcaggagaaggagcagcagcggcGCCTGGAGGACATGCAAGTGATGCGCCGGGAGGAGGAGCGCCGCCAGGCCGAGCGGGAGCAG GAATATATCAGGCACAAGTTAGAGGAGGAGCAGAGGCAGCTAGAGAtcctgcagcagcagctcctccaggagcaggccctgctcTTG GAGTACAAGCGCAAGCAGCTGGAGGAGCAGCGGCAGTCGGAGCGGCTCCAGCGGCAGCTCCAGCAAGAGCACGCCTACCTGAAGtccctccagcagcagcagcagcagcagcagcagcttcagaagcagcagcagcagcagcagcaggagaagcagaagcagcccttGTACCACTACAACCGCAGCGCCAACCCCGCCGACAAGCCCACCTGGGCACGTGAG GTGGAAGAGCGGACGCGCATGAACAAGCAGAACTCGGCCTCCCCCGTGGCCAAGGCCAAGCTGGGGGCCCccccctcgtcctcctcctcctcctcctcctcctcggggcCGGACTCCGCCCTCCAGCCCCGCTCGGAGTCGGTGTCGCTCAGCTCTTCCCCCGCCTCGCAGACCCCGCCCATGCAGCGCCCGGTGGAGCCCCAGGAGGGGCAGCACAAG AGCCACCTGGCCCACCGCGTCCCGCTCAAACCCTACGCTGCCCCCGTCCCTCGCTCCCAGTCGCTGCAGGACCAGCCCAGCAAGAACATGGCCGCTTTCCCTGTCCATgactccgcctcttcctcctccgccccctccccaccgcGAGCGGGCATGATCCGGCAGAACTCCGACCCCACCTCGGAGGGGCCTGCCCCACAGCCGTCCAGGCCCACCGCTGAGCAGCGAGGACCCTGGGTCAAACTGGATCCCGAGCCCCCCCCCAAG GTTCCCCAGCGGACGTCCTCCATAGCAACGGCACTCAACACCAGCGGGGCAATGAGCGGCGGTGTCGGCGGCGGCATCAGGCCGGTCCATGCCGTCCGTGCCAG CAACCCCGACCTGCGGAGGAGTGACCCCGGCTGGGAGCGCGCAGACAGCTTGCTGCAAGCAGGGGGCGCCAACCTACCCCAAGCAGGTTCGCTGGAGCGCAACCGTGGAGGAG CTCCCCTGAAGCTGGACAGTGCCCCCATCCTGCCACAAGGGAACAAGCCCAAGGCGGACGACCATCGCTCCCGGCCCGGCCGGCCAGCA aACTTTGTGCTGCTGAAGGAGCGGCCGGAGGAGGCGGCCCCCAAGCCCCTCAAGAAGGCCATGGACTACTCCTCCTCCAGTGAGGAGATGGACTCCagcgaggaggaagaggaggaggaagaggaggccgaGGGAGAGCACTCTGAGACTGGCACGGACACCCCGGGGGCTCG GGACGGCGACACGGACTCCGTGAGCACGATGGTGGTGCACGATGTGGAGGACTTGAcgggtggcggcagtggcggctCAGAGAGTTCTTACGGcgagggcaccatgttggtgcAGCGG acCCCCGAGGAGGAGCGTGGCCTCCTGCACAGCGACAGCAACGGCTACACCAACCTGCCCGACGTGGTTCAGCCCAGCCACTCGCCCACGGAGGCCAAAAGCAGCAacggctccccctcccctgccaaggACGCACCTACGGAT TACCAGTCTCGGGGGCTCGTCAAGGCGCCTGGGAAAAGCTCCTTCACCATGTTTGTGGACCTCGGCATCTATCAGAGCTCCCCGGGAGGGGGAGACACCATCCCTATcactg CATTTGACCCGGGGCGGCTGGAGCAGCTGCAGCTCGAAGCCCGGAAAGGCTCGGTGGTCAACGTGAACCCCACCAACACGCGGCCCCACAGTGACACGCCGGAGATCCGGAAGTACAAGAAGCGCTTCAACTCGGAGATCCTGTGTGCTGCCCTGtggg GGGTCAACTTGCTGGTGGGAACGGAGAACGGGCTGATGTTGCTGGACCGCAGCGGGCAAGGGAAGGTCTACGGCCTTATCAACCGCCGGCGCTTTCAGCAGATGGACGTCCTGGAAGGGCTCAACCTCCTGACCACCATCTCTG GGAAGAGAAACAAACTCCGTGTCTACTACCTTTCCTGGCTGCGGAACAAGATTTTGCACAACGACCCTGAAGTGGAGAAGAAGCAAGGCTGGACCACCGTGGGGGACATGGAGGGCTGCGTCCACTATCGCGTGG TCAAGTACGAGCGGATCAAGTTCCTGGTTATTGCGCTCAAGAACTCAGTGGAGGTGTACGCCTGGGCCCCGAAGCCCTATCACAAGTTCATGGCCTTCAAG TCTTTTGCTGACCTGCCGCACCGGCCGCTGCTGGTGGAGCTGACCGTGGAGGAAGGCCAGCGGCTCAAAGTGATCTACGGCTCCTGCGCCGGCTTCCACGCCATCGATGTGGACTCAGGGAACAACTACGACATCTATATCCCCGTGCAC atCCAGTCGCAGATCACCCCCCACGCCATCATCTTCCTGCCCAACACGGAAGGGATGGAGATGCTGCTTTGCTACGAGGACGAGGGCGTCTACGTCAACACCTACGGGCGCATCATCAAGGACGTGGTGCTGCAGTGGGGAGAGATGCCCACCTCCGTAG CGTACATCTGCTCCAACCAGATCATGGGCTGGGGGGAGAAAGCCATTGAGATCCGCTCGGTGGAGACGGGCCACCTGGACGGCGTCTTCATGCACAAGCGGGCCCAGCGGCTGAAGTTCCTGTGTGAGCGCAACGACAAG gtgTTCTTTGCCTCGGTGCGCTCTGGGGGCAGCAGCCAGGTGTACTTCATGACGCTGAACAGGAACTGCATCATGAACTGGtga